The genomic interval CCGGAGGAACTGGCCGCCGCGCTCGCGGTCGTCCAGGCGCGTGCGGCGGCGGTGTCCGCGGTGCCGTCCAACACCCCGGAACCCCCGGCCGGCTGGTCCGACCCGAGCCGCCTGGCCCGACGCGCCCGCCACCTGCCGGGCCCGCGCGCCTGGGCCCGTACGTACTGGCCCGCGTAACCGCTGGTGACACCCCCTCGGGCGGCGGTTGAGTACGCGTACTCAGGCGCCGCCCGAGCCCTCCGCAGCAGGATCGAGTCATGCTCTGGTCCGACCCCGAGAACAAACCCCCAAGGAACTCCGCGACGCGGAAACGATGATGCGCCGAGCGGGCCTGGTCCTGGCCCTGGCGATGGTCGTGGCGATGTTCGTACTGGGCACGCGCTGAGGTTTTCCGAGCCCCACCGGCGATTGAGGAGCGGGGCCCGGGGCAGCGCCCCCGAAACGGCCCGCGTCCGTACGATGGCGCCCATGACCGCACCCCGCCGCCTCGTTCTCGCCTCCGCCTCCCCGGCCCGCCTCGGCCTGCTCCGCCAGTCCGGCTTCCAGCCCGAAGTCATCGTCAGCGGCGTGGACGAGGACGCCCTCACCGCGGACACCCCCGCAGACCTCGCCCTCGTCCTCGCGAAGGCGAAGGCGGCCGTGGTCGCCGCGCTCCCCGAGGCCGCCGGCGCCCTGGTCATCGGCTGCGACTCGGTCCTGGAGCTCGACGGCCGGGCGCTCGGCAAGCCGGCCGACGCCGAGGAGGCCACCGCCCGCTGGAAGTCGATGCGCGGCCGCGCCGGGATCCTTCGGACCGGGCACAGCCTGACGGACACCACGACCGGCCGCACGGTCTCCCGGACGGCGTCCACCACGGTGCGCTTCGGTGAGCCGACGGACGCCGAGATCGCCGCCTACGTCGCCTCCGGCGAACCGCTGCACGTCGCGGGGGCCTTCACCCTGGACGGGCGCTCGGCGCCCTTCGTGGACTCCATCGAGGGCGACCCGGGCAACGTCATCGGGCTCTCGCTCCCGCTGCTGCGCCGCCTGCTGGGTGAACTGGGCGTCCAGGTCACCGACCTCTGGGCCTGAGAGGGAGTCAGGCCGGCTCGGGCTCCGGCTCGGGCCCGGCCGCCTCGGGCCCGGCCTTCTCGGACCGGGCGGCCGGCCGGGGGCCGTACGCCACCAGGACGAGCACGATGAGCCCGAGCACCACCATCATCCAGGCGAACGCCGCCCAGCCGACGAGTCCGACCGTCAGCGCGCCGAGCACGCCGTGGACGACCGCGCAGCAGATCAGCACGATCCGGCCGGCACGCCCCGGCCCCCGGTCGCGTATCCCCGCCACCACGAGCAGCACGGCGCACAGCAGCAGGAAGACCCCGGAGACCCCGCCGAGCGCCCAGGTGCCCTTGGACATCGCCTCGGGGTCCGTACCGGCGAGGGACATGTCCTGGTTCTTCACGACCGTGCCCAGGACCACGTTGATGATCACGATGCCCACGGCCTCCACGGCCAGCACGAGCGCGGCCAGAAAGGCCACCAGCCTGCGAACCACGACGCTCACCCCCTGTTACCAGCAGTACGTGCAATAGCGCGGACCCTACTAACGGGTAATGGCCACGACAAGAGCCGTGCGCGACCGGGACGGACCCCCGCCTCTCCGGGCTTTCGTGGGTCGGGCAAAGAATTGCCCACCCCTTAGTGGGAACTCCACAAAGAATCACGGTAAGTCGCTGCTCGTGCCGATAGAGACCTGGGCCACACCTGGTCGCTACTGTGCGGTTTCAGAACCCGGCGTACCGTGGTGGCACAAGGGATTTCGCGACTCGAGCACACCTCGAATCACACTCCGTGTGGGCAAGCTCACCATTGGGGACGGGTCGTAGGACCGTGTCGGTAGTCCCTAAACTCAGCTTGTTTCAAGGAGGGAGC from Streptomyces drozdowiczii carries:
- a CDS encoding nucleoside triphosphate pyrophosphatase, with translation MAPMTAPRRLVLASASPARLGLLRQSGFQPEVIVSGVDEDALTADTPADLALVLAKAKAAVVAALPEAAGALVIGCDSVLELDGRALGKPADAEEATARWKSMRGRAGILRTGHSLTDTTTGRTVSRTASTTVRFGEPTDAEIAAYVASGEPLHVAGAFTLDGRSAPFVDSIEGDPGNVIGLSLPLLRRLLGELGVQVTDLWA
- a CDS encoding acyl-CoA carboxylase subunit epsilon, encoding MIKVVRGNPTPEELAAALAVVQARAAAVSAVPSNTPEPPAGWSDPSRLARRARHLPGPRAWARTYWPA